The DNA region TTGGCAGGGTCAGGTTTGACCTTTTTATATGCGGTGAGCATTCTTTCCAGAGCAATATAAGTAACCGGCGTCTTCAAAATATCGGTAAATATCGTCATAAGATCGGGGCAATCAAGGTTAGCGGCAAAGAGGTACCCCTGTGAAACAGGGAGATTTCCTGACCTGATTTCAGCCTGAACATCAGGAGGAAGTTTTAAAAGTGAAATTGTGCGAGACAGCGTCCGTATTGACTTTCCAACTATTTCAGCGATGACAGACAATGTGTCTGTAACTTCCGGCGATACAGAATCTGGCTTGAGGTCGTAGTTCGCCAGCTCGTTCATCACCCCGTCTACATCGTACCCCTTATCAGTATGTTTTGCCTGAATATATGCCAATATGCCTTTTGCCTGATCGATGGGATTCAAGTCTTCTCTCTGAAGGTTCTCAGTCAACTGATAAGCCAGTATCTCATCCTTCTGGGTAATCGTATTGACGATACGTACCGGGATAGATTCCGATCCAAGCTTTTGTACGGCCAGATAACGGCGTTCCCCGCAGAGAAGCAGATATTTGCCGTCTTTAGGAGTTACAAGGACAGGTTCTAATACGCCCCGGTCTTTAATTGACTCCATGAGAGACTTAAAAGATTCCCCCTCCGTATCTATTCCTGAGCGAATCTGTTCTTCCACAATAATGCTTTCCAGAGACAGGTACATAAATTCCGGACTTTCAACTGTTTTCTTTGTTGCCATCTTATCCCCCTTTATTTATTTGTTGGTTTTGTTAAAACCTATACCCCTTTCTTTCTCTGCGCACTCTGCGAGAGATAAAGCTTTAAAATCTTTTATCCTCACGCCCACTCCCTGCGGTCGTTCGANNNNNNNNNNNNNNNNNNNNNNNNNNNNNNNNNNNNNNNNNNNNNNNNNNNNNNNNNNNNNNN from Pseudomonadota bacterium includes:
- a CDS encoding ParB/RepB/Spo0J family partition protein, which produces MATKKTVESPEFMYLSLESIIVEEQIRSGIDTEGESFKSLMESIKDRGVLEPVLVTPKDGKYLLLCGERRYLAVQKLGSESIPVRIVNTITQKDEILAYQLTENLQREDLNPIDQAKGILAYIQAKHTDKGYDVDGVMNELANYDLKPDSVSPEVTDTLSVIAEIVGKSIRTLSRTISLLKLPPDVQAEIRSGNLPVSQGYLFAANLDCPDLMTIFTDILKTPVTYIALERMLTAYKKVKPDPANTKPVSVKRQVKGLTSMKTVFEKGLGTYKREDVEKYLYELQVFCDFVQQQMPNIPYGKKRPPQV